A DNA window from Aureibaculum sp. 2308TA14-22 contains the following coding sequences:
- a CDS encoding c-type cytochrome, whose product MIKIIFPSILFFYFCFGYSQDKKSKEFVESIDRGAIIYEDFCMNCHLPDGKGVEKVTPPLAKSDYLMKNREKSIRAVKFGQSGEITVNGKIYNGTMTAMGLSNKEIADVMNYITNNFGNSNNKVFTEEEVLKIEK is encoded by the coding sequence ATGATTAAAATCATATTTCCTAGCATACTATTTTTCTACTTTTGTTTTGGTTATAGTCAAGATAAAAAGAGTAAAGAATTTGTAGAAAGTATAGATAGAGGAGCAATTATTTATGAAGATTTTTGCATGAATTGCCATTTACCAGATGGCAAAGGTGTGGAAAAAGTTACGCCGCCTTTAGCAAAGTCAGATTATTTAATGAAAAATCGCGAAAAAAGCATTAGAGCGGTAAAATTTGGTCAATCGGGAGAAATTACTGTAAACGGTAAAATCTATAATGGAACTATGACCGCTATGGGTTTATCTAACAAAGAAATTGCTGATGTAATGAATTATATTACCAATAACTTTGGAAATTCAAATAATAAAGTATTTACCGAAGAAGAAGTTTTAAAAATTGAGAAGTAA
- a CDS encoding FtsB family cell division protein, producing the protein MTFKEFRQHKVVKFFSNRYILILLLFLIWMVFLDENSYLNHRELNQEINKLEKANEFYDAEVEKDKKLIKNLMDPDSLEKFAREEYKMKRKDEDIYIIDFDSIKE; encoded by the coding sequence ATGACCTTTAAAGAGTTTAGACAACATAAAGTGGTTAAATTTTTCAGTAACAGATATATTCTTATTTTGTTGTTATTTTTAATTTGGATGGTATTTCTTGATGAAAATTCTTATCTAAATCATAGAGAGTTAAATCAAGAAATAAATAAACTGGAAAAGGCCAATGAATTTTACGATGCTGAGGTTGAAAAGGATAAAAAGTTAATCAAGAATTTAATGGATCCAGATTCTTTGGAAAAATTTGCCCGTGAAGAGTATAAAATGAAGCGTAAGGACGAAGATATCTATATTATTGATTTCGATTCTATAAAAGAATAG
- a CDS encoding cupin domain-containing protein, translated as MDVINIKEKFSIFNDFWSPKIIGQLNGQDVKLAKLKGEFVWHNHKDEDELFFIIQGTLKIEFRDKIVTLNEGEMLIIPKGTDHKPIANDEVLVLLFEPSTVKHTGEVKHKLTKEKFDFI; from the coding sequence ATGGATGTTATTAATATAAAAGAAAAATTTTCTATTTTTAACGACTTTTGGTCGCCAAAAATTATAGGTCAGCTCAATGGACAAGATGTGAAGTTGGCAAAACTAAAAGGAGAATTTGTTTGGCACAATCATAAAGACGAAGATGAATTGTTCTTTATTATTCAAGGTACACTGAAGATTGAATTTAGAGATAAGATAGTTACATTGAATGAAGGGGAAATGCTTATCATACCTAAAGGAACAGATCACAAACCCATTGCAAACGATGAAGTTTTAGTGTTACTTTTTGAACCGTCAACTGTAAAACATACTGGAGAGGTAAAACATAAATTGACTAAAGAAAAGTTTGATTTTATATAA
- a CDS encoding PQQ-dependent sugar dehydrogenase, with translation MKFYKFSFLIFVFINYSACAQQVESEVKAEEPGDTNYTTELIVQELDIPWGMTFLPDGSILITEKSGELIHFKDSKKTIISGLPEIYQRGQGGLLDVIAHPNYNENGWIYFSYASQEGDGDGGNTAIMRAKLEGNSLTYKKLLYKATPNTTKGQHFGSRLAFDNDGFLYFSVGDRGNRDENPQDITRDGGKIYRLNEDGTIPTDNPFVDESNAKTAIYSYGHRNPQGMYKHPETGEIWTHEHGPKGGDEINIIQKGLNYGWPKISYGVNYSGTSFTDHTALPGMEQPLFYWVPSIAPSGFTIVSSDKYPEWKGNLLVGSLKFQYLERLVLENNEVVKREKMFESLGRVRSVRQAPDGYIYVGIENLGIVKIVPKV, from the coding sequence ATGAAGTTTTATAAATTTTCATTTCTAATTTTTGTATTTATTAACTATTCTGCTTGTGCACAACAAGTAGAATCTGAAGTTAAAGCTGAAGAACCAGGCGATACAAATTACACTACCGAATTAATTGTTCAAGAATTAGATATACCTTGGGGGATGACGTTTTTACCTGATGGTAGTATTTTGATTACCGAAAAATCGGGTGAATTGATTCATTTTAAAGATAGTAAAAAAACAATCATTAGTGGTCTTCCTGAAATTTATCAAAGAGGCCAAGGTGGTTTGTTGGATGTTATTGCTCATCCTAACTATAACGAAAATGGATGGATATATTTTTCATATGCTTCTCAAGAAGGTGATGGAGATGGAGGCAATACAGCTATAATGAGAGCGAAATTAGAAGGAAACTCACTTACTTACAAGAAGCTTTTGTACAAAGCCACCCCTAATACAACTAAAGGACAACATTTCGGATCGAGATTAGCATTTGACAATGATGGTTTTCTTTATTTTTCTGTAGGCGATAGAGGTAATCGTGATGAAAATCCACAAGATATCACAAGAGATGGCGGAAAAATTTACCGTCTGAATGAAGATGGTACTATCCCTACAGACAATCCATTTGTAGATGAGTCAAATGCTAAAACGGCAATTTATTCCTATGGTCATAGAAATCCACAAGGTATGTATAAGCATCCTGAAACTGGAGAAATTTGGACACATGAACATGGTCCAAAAGGTGGTGATGAAATCAATATCATCCAAAAGGGATTAAATTACGGTTGGCCAAAAATTAGCTATGGAGTAAACTATAGCGGCACATCATTTACTGATCATACTGCATTACCCGGTATGGAGCAACCTTTGTTCTATTGGGTACCATCTATTGCACCTAGCGGCTTTACTATAGTTTCTTCAGATAAATATCCCGAATGGAAAGGAAATTTACTTGTCGGATCATTAAAATTTCAATATTTAGAAAGATTGGTATTAGAAAACAATGAAGTCGTTAAGCGAGAAAAAATGTTTGAAAGTTTAGGGCGTGTAAGAAGTGTTAGACAGGCACCGGATGGTTATATTTATGTAGGCATTGAAAATTTAGGCATAGTTAAAATTGTTCCAAAAGTATGA
- a CDS encoding site-specific integrase, which translates to MTTTHTFNVHFWLKKSSIKKDETVPVYARIWVDSTPVDVSTKEAILEVHWCTSASRVKKRVKNAKCFNETLDDVHSKIKKAYKQLKEEGKFITAQAVKLRYLGKDKVISTCKELIDYHKKEELKKLAPGTIKNYSATEKYIGSFIKKEFKSDDVHLCQIDYSFIVKFESYLRTCPPLRKSQPLNNNGIMKHLERLQKFTTLAFKHGWIKLNPFTMYELKYEEFDCPFLEQFELDAISVIPISDKSMNLVRDIFVFACYTGLCYIEVKNLKKQSIVNGIDGEQWIMVKRQKSKIPVKLPLLDEAKETLEKYYDYPCIENNYSLLRVFSDQKVNKYLKKMAKLCNIDKNLTFHVARHTFATTIALLNGVPIETVSKLLGHKKLSTTQKYARVIEKKISKDMQHLKTKLKTNSRKNLEYRETEYGHLKIV; encoded by the coding sequence ATGACAACTACACACACATTTAATGTCCATTTTTGGTTGAAAAAGTCTTCAATCAAAAAAGATGAGACCGTACCCGTCTATGCCCGTATTTGGGTAGATAGTACTCCTGTTGATGTAAGTACCAAGGAAGCTATTTTAGAAGTGCATTGGTGCACTTCAGCTAGCAGAGTAAAGAAAAGAGTGAAAAACGCCAAATGCTTCAATGAAACTCTGGATGATGTACATTCCAAAATTAAAAAAGCCTACAAACAACTCAAAGAGGAAGGTAAATTCATCACAGCACAAGCTGTAAAGCTTCGGTATTTAGGTAAAGATAAAGTTATTTCAACCTGCAAAGAACTTATAGATTATCATAAAAAAGAAGAATTAAAAAAATTAGCACCTGGAACTATAAAAAATTATAGTGCTACCGAAAAGTATATTGGAAGTTTTATCAAAAAAGAATTCAAATCGGATGATGTCCATTTGTGCCAAATAGATTATTCCTTTATCGTCAAATTTGAAAGTTATCTTCGTACCTGCCCACCCCTACGCAAATCCCAACCTCTGAACAATAATGGAATCATGAAACATCTGGAACGTTTGCAGAAGTTTACAACTCTGGCATTTAAACATGGTTGGATAAAATTAAACCCATTCACCATGTACGAATTAAAGTACGAAGAATTTGATTGTCCCTTTTTAGAACAATTTGAGCTAGATGCGATTTCCGTTATTCCAATATCAGATAAAAGTATGAATTTGGTAAGGGATATTTTTGTTTTCGCCTGTTATACTGGCTTATGTTATATAGAAGTAAAGAATTTAAAAAAACAGAGTATCGTTAATGGGATAGATGGAGAGCAATGGATTATGGTAAAACGTCAGAAATCTAAAATACCAGTAAAGTTGCCATTATTGGATGAAGCCAAAGAAACTTTAGAAAAATATTACGATTACCCATGCATTGAAAACAACTATTCACTTCTTAGGGTATTTAGTGATCAAAAAGTTAACAAATACCTTAAGAAAATGGCCAAACTATGCAACATTGATAAAAACCTGACCTTTCATGTGGCACGGCACACATTCGCAACTACAATAGCACTTTTAAATGGTGTTCCTATTGAAACTGTATCTAAGCTATTAGGTCATAAAAAACTATCGACAACTCAAAAATATGCTAGGGTCATTGAAAAGAAAATCAGTAAGGATATGCAACACCTAAAAACCAAGCTGAAAACTAATTCAAGAAAAAATTTGGAGTATAGAGAAACTGAATATGGGCATTTGAAAATAGTATAA
- the udk gene encoding uridine kinase — translation MLVIGIAGGTGSGKTTVVNQIINELPNEDVTVISQDSYYRETDSLTIEERTKINFDHPRAIDFDLLVNHLSQLKKGKTVLQPVYSFARHNRTKDTIKTHPSKVLIVEGILILTNKELRDMMDIKVFVHADSDERLIRRLKRDITERARDMDEVLQRYQTTLKPMHEQFIEPMKEYADIIIPNNKYNTVAIDIVRTIINERLQ, via the coding sequence ATGCTTGTAATTGGAATAGCCGGTGGTACCGGAAGCGGAAAAACAACAGTTGTAAATCAGATTATCAACGAATTGCCCAATGAGGATGTAACAGTAATTTCTCAAGATTCCTATTACCGGGAAACCGATAGTTTAACTATTGAAGAGCGTACAAAAATAAATTTTGATCACCCCAGAGCAATAGATTTTGACTTATTGGTAAATCACTTATCACAATTGAAAAAGGGGAAAACCGTTTTGCAGCCTGTTTATTCTTTTGCAAGGCATAATAGAACCAAGGATACTATAAAAACACATCCAAGTAAGGTGCTAATCGTCGAAGGGATTTTAATATTGACTAACAAAGAATTACGTGATATGATGGACATTAAAGTCTTTGTTCATGCCGATTCTGATGAGCGACTCATCCGTCGTTTAAAACGTGATATTACGGAAAGGGCTAGAGACATGGATGAGGTTTTACAACGTTATCAGACTACATTAAAACCAATGCACGAACAATTTATCGAGCCCATGAAAGAATACGCTGATATTATTATCCCCAACAATAAATACAATACGGTGGCCATAGATATTGTGAGAACCATAATCAATGAAAGATTACAGTAA
- a CDS encoding CvfB family protein codes for MIALGKHNTLTVTEKTDEGLTLSDDNNEKVLLPNQYTPEKCEIGSQIEVFIYHDNEGKKIATTKKPKIQLYQFASLQVVAMTKVGAFLNWGLDKDLLVPFSEQKQEMTEGKWYIVHLDLDENTNRLFASSYVEKQLQNINITISEGDKVNLLIYQKTDLGYVVIINNEHKGLVYENEVFSKINIGNKTEGYVKKIREDKHIDVSLQPIGYRNFNDSNSNLIMKILAKNNRFLPLTDKSSPEEIYETFGISKKAFKKAIGFLYKRRFITLGKDGISLTK; via the coding sequence ATGATCGCTTTAGGAAAACACAATACACTTACCGTTACTGAAAAAACAGATGAGGGACTGACCTTAAGCGATGATAACAACGAAAAAGTGCTATTGCCAAATCAATATACTCCCGAAAAATGTGAAATAGGCTCTCAAATTGAAGTTTTTATATACCATGACAATGAGGGTAAAAAAATAGCAACCACTAAAAAACCAAAGATTCAGTTGTATCAGTTTGCGTCATTACAGGTAGTGGCAATGACAAAAGTAGGTGCTTTTTTAAATTGGGGACTTGATAAAGACCTCCTCGTTCCGTTCAGTGAGCAAAAGCAAGAAATGACCGAGGGCAAATGGTATATTGTACATTTGGATCTGGACGAAAATACAAACCGACTTTTTGCAAGCAGTTATGTGGAAAAACAACTACAAAATATAAACATTACGATTTCGGAAGGAGATAAAGTTAATCTGCTCATTTATCAGAAAACCGATCTGGGCTATGTGGTCATAATTAATAATGAACATAAAGGATTGGTTTATGAAAATGAGGTTTTCTCAAAAATAAACATAGGCAATAAGACAGAAGGTTATGTAAAAAAAATCCGTGAAGACAAGCATATAGATGTTTCTCTACAGCCTATTGGTTATAGAAATTTTAATGACTCCAATAGTAATCTTATTATGAAAATCCTTGCTAAAAATAACCGTTTTTTGCCCTTAACCGATAAAAGTTCTCCAGAAGAAATTTATGAAACCTTTGGAATAAGTAAAAAGGCATTTAAAAAAGCGATAGGTTTTTTGTATAAAAGACGTTTTATTACTTTAGGGAAAGATGGAATTTCATTAACCAAATAA
- a CDS encoding DUF4138 domain-containing protein — protein MKTFLILILLAYSVSMKAQQPLDTIYANDQKSVALFFPTPIKQGITGSRNFVFTYNTETEQYLGLLQAKPGAASNLLVIGDDGSVFSYIITYNKELKKLNYFIPKTNSIGNEIPKTENNKNGAVPQDSLLKVQTQNPYEYRKEYFEKFSKYLLTKKHLIQKARHGKAILFSLKKLVYDRSEVYAVIEINNRSGIDFEVDYINFYSVNTNKRRKSSFQKLQIQPIYRYNLPETFLNGQTYKFVIVMPKFTLGDSEKLSIQIKEKNGNREMRL, from the coding sequence ATGAAAACATTTCTGATATTAATACTCCTTGCTTATTCTGTTTCTATGAAAGCACAACAACCGTTGGACACCATTTATGCCAATGACCAAAAGAGTGTGGCTCTGTTTTTTCCAACACCAATAAAACAAGGTATAACTGGTTCAAGAAATTTTGTATTTACCTATAACACAGAAACCGAACAATATTTAGGATTATTACAAGCGAAGCCTGGTGCAGCAAGTAATTTATTGGTTATTGGAGATGACGGTTCTGTTTTCTCATATATAATTACTTATAATAAAGAACTCAAAAAGTTGAATTATTTTATTCCAAAAACAAATAGTATTGGGAATGAAATTCCTAAAACTGAGAATAATAAAAACGGTGCAGTACCACAAGACTCATTGCTAAAAGTTCAAACTCAAAATCCCTATGAATATCGAAAGGAATATTTTGAAAAATTTAGTAAGTATCTGTTGACTAAAAAACATCTCATTCAAAAAGCAAGACATGGTAAAGCAATATTATTTTCTCTTAAAAAGTTGGTGTATGACCGTTCGGAAGTGTATGCGGTAATTGAAATCAATAATAGATCTGGAATTGATTTTGAAGTTGATTACATTAACTTTTATAGCGTAAATACGAACAAAAGAAGAAAATCTTCTTTTCAGAAATTGCAAATACAACCTATCTATAGATATAATCTTCCGGAAACTTTTTTGAATGGGCAAACGTATAAGTTTGTAATTGTGATGCCAAAATTTACGTTAGGGGATTCTGAAAAATTATCAATTCAGATTAAGGAGAAAAATGGGAATAGGGAGATGAGGCTATAA
- the scpA gene encoding methylmalonyl-CoA mutase yields the protein MSRKSLQHIKLSTKNSELRPGNFPHENFAAGIPPYLRGPYSTMYVRRPWTIRQYAGFSTAEESNAFYRRNLAAGQKGLSVAFDLATHRGYDSDHERVQGDVGKAGVAIDSVEDMKILFDKIPLDKMSVSMTMNGAVLPILAFYIVAAKEQGVSTEQLAGTIQNDILKEFMVRNTYIYPPQPSMKIVADIFEYTSKNMPKFNSISISGYHMQEAGATPEIELAYTLADGLEYIKTGLKAGMDIDTFAPRLSFFWAIGMEHFKEIAKLRAGRMLWAKIVKQFNPKNQKSLALRTHCQTSGWSLTAQDPFNNVARTAIEAMAAAFGGTQSLHTNALDEAIALPTDFSARIARNTQIYIQEETNITKTVDPWAGSYYVEGLTEDIAQKAWQLIQEVEELGGMTKAIEKGIPKMRIEEAAAKKQARIDSGQDIIVGVNKYQLKEEDSLDTLEVDNDAVRNAQINRINSVKENRNQGLVDEALLKLSDCAKTGNGNLLALAVEAAEHRATLGEISNALEQVFGRYKAKINSITGVYSKAIQDDEHFKKATALADEFAELDGRRPRIMVAKMGQDGHDRGAKVVATSFADLGFDVDIGPLFQTPKEVAKQAIENDVHVLGISSLAAGHKTLVPQVLEELKNYEREDIMVIAGGVIPPKDYQFLFDSGVVGVFGPGTKISKAAIDILEVLIEGTK from the coding sequence ATGTCACGGAAAAGCCTTCAACATATAAAACTAAGTACTAAAAACTCCGAGCTCCGACCTGGAAACTTTCCTCACGAAAATTTTGCCGCCGGGATTCCACCCTACCTACGTGGCCCATACTCAACTATGTATGTTCGCCGTCCTTGGACCATTCGCCAATATGCTGGGTTTTCAACTGCAGAAGAAAGCAATGCTTTTTACAGGAGAAATTTAGCAGCGGGTCAAAAAGGGCTTTCTGTAGCTTTTGATTTGGCTACCCACAGAGGGTACGATTCCGATCATGAACGTGTACAAGGCGATGTGGGCAAAGCAGGTGTTGCAATTGATTCAGTTGAAGATATGAAAATCCTCTTTGACAAAATTCCCTTAGATAAGATGTCCGTTTCCATGACCATGAACGGTGCGGTACTTCCTATTTTGGCATTTTATATTGTGGCGGCAAAAGAGCAGGGGGTAAGTACGGAACAATTAGCAGGTACCATTCAAAATGATATTCTCAAGGAGTTTATGGTGCGTAATACCTACATTTATCCACCGCAACCTTCCATGAAAATTGTGGCTGATATTTTTGAATATACCAGTAAAAATATGCCAAAATTCAATTCAATTTCCATTTCGGGTTACCACATGCAAGAGGCAGGTGCAACACCTGAAATCGAATTGGCATATACCTTGGCAGATGGATTGGAATACATAAAAACCGGCTTAAAAGCGGGAATGGATATTGATACATTTGCCCCGAGATTGTCTTTTTTCTGGGCAATAGGTATGGAGCATTTTAAAGAAATAGCAAAATTAAGAGCAGGTAGAATGTTATGGGCTAAAATTGTGAAACAGTTTAATCCCAAGAACCAAAAATCATTGGCATTACGAACACATTGTCAAACCAGTGGTTGGAGTTTAACCGCTCAAGATCCTTTTAATAATGTGGCAAGAACAGCCATTGAAGCCATGGCCGCCGCTTTTGGTGGCACCCAAAGTTTACATACCAACGCTTTAGATGAAGCTATTGCTTTACCTACGGATTTTTCAGCAAGAATTGCACGGAATACACAAATTTATATTCAAGAAGAAACCAATATTACCAAAACTGTTGACCCTTGGGCGGGCTCTTATTATGTGGAAGGATTAACTGAGGATATAGCCCAAAAAGCATGGCAGTTGATTCAAGAAGTGGAAGAGCTTGGTGGAATGACCAAAGCGATAGAAAAAGGCATTCCAAAAATGCGAATAGAGGAAGCTGCCGCAAAAAAGCAAGCTAGAATTGATAGCGGTCAAGATATTATAGTTGGTGTAAATAAATATCAGCTTAAAGAAGAGGATAGTTTGGATACATTAGAGGTTGATAATGATGCTGTACGTAATGCTCAAATTAATAGAATAAATAGTGTAAAAGAGAATAGAAATCAAGGGTTAGTTGATGAAGCACTTTTAAAATTAAGTGATTGTGCCAAAACAGGTAACGGAAATTTATTAGCTTTGGCGGTAGAAGCTGCCGAACATAGAGCCACCTTAGGAGAGATTTCAAATGCCTTGGAACAAGTTTTTGGCAGATACAAAGCAAAAATAAATTCAATAACAGGAGTGTACAGCAAAGCAATACAAGACGACGAACATTTTAAAAAAGCTACGGCTTTGGCGGATGAATTTGCCGAGTTGGATGGTCGCCGTCCTAGAATAATGGTCGCTAAAATGGGTCAGGACGGACATGACCGTGGTGCGAAAGTAGTGGCGACCAGTTTTGCCGATTTGGGTTTTGATGTGGATATAGGTCCGTTATTCCAAACACCAAAAGAGGTCGCCAAGCAAGCAATAGAAAACGACGTACATGTTTTGGGTATTTCTTCATTAGCAGCAGGCCATAAAACCTTAGTACCCCAAGTTTTGGAAGAGCTTAAAAATTACGAACGGGAAGACATCATGGTTATTGCAGGTGGAGTTATACCGCCTAAAGATTATCAGTTTTTATTTGACAGTGGAGTAGTAGGTGTTTTTGGCCCTGGTACAAAAATATCAAAAGCGGCCATTGACATTTTAGAGGTTTTGATTGAAGGTACGAAATAA
- a CDS encoding methylmalonyl-CoA mutase subunit beta, with protein sequence MNDDLFNEFESVTSKQWKQKIQVDLKGADYNDALVWESNEGIKVKPFYHKNDTEFLSIDSERKQFSICQSIFVSDEKTANFLAKDALSRGATSIEFEANKPFNIRQLVKELTVQGNSEDSLQIYFKLNFLSEDFLLELVEISLSFNVFLNLDIIGNLAKTGNWFKSIKEDHKVLEKILSIATDNTRVLSVDAGHYQNAGATIVQQVAYALAHGNEYLNVIASEAKQSIQSIVFNFAVSSNYFFEIAKLRAFQYLWQLLAKEYGRTMNANLFVKPSLRNKTLYDYNVNMLRTTTECMSAILGGADVISNVSYDSLYHKKNEFGERIARNQLLILQEESHFKQANQFADGSYYIEALTNQIAEKALDLFKDIEKNGGFLKQLQAGTIQRKIEESATKEQQQFDNGELVLLGTNKHPNLTDKMKTELELYPFVKIKPRKTVIKPIIEKRLAEKLEQERLKNE encoded by the coding sequence ATGAACGATGATTTGTTTAATGAATTTGAATCTGTAACTTCCAAACAATGGAAACAAAAAATTCAAGTAGATTTAAAAGGAGCTGATTACAATGATGCCTTAGTGTGGGAATCTAATGAAGGTATTAAGGTAAAACCTTTTTATCATAAAAATGATACTGAATTTTTGAGTATTGATTCCGAAAGAAAACAATTTTCTATTTGCCAGTCCATTTTTGTTTCTGATGAAAAAACAGCAAATTTTTTAGCAAAAGACGCTCTAAGTCGTGGAGCAACTTCAATTGAATTTGAAGCTAATAAGCCGTTTAACATAAGGCAATTAGTAAAAGAACTTACTGTTCAGGGCAATAGTGAAGATTCTTTACAAATCTACTTCAAACTCAATTTTCTTTCTGAAGATTTTTTACTTGAACTGGTTGAAATAAGCTTATCCTTCAATGTCTTTTTAAACTTGGACATTATCGGCAATCTTGCCAAAACGGGCAATTGGTTTAAAAGTATTAAAGAAGACCATAAGGTTTTAGAAAAAATTCTTAGCATAGCAACGGATAATACTAGAGTACTTTCTGTTGATGCTGGTCATTACCAAAACGCTGGGGCTACTATTGTGCAACAAGTTGCCTATGCCTTGGCTCATGGCAATGAGTATTTAAACGTCATTGCGAGCGAAGCGAAGCAATCTATTCAATCGATTGTTTTCAACTTCGCCGTCTCCAGCAACTACTTCTTCGAAATTGCTAAATTAAGAGCTTTTCAATACCTCTGGCAATTACTTGCAAAAGAGTACGGAAGAACTATGAATGCCAACCTATTTGTAAAACCCAGTTTACGCAATAAAACATTATATGATTATAATGTAAATATGTTACGAACTACCACTGAATGTATGAGTGCCATTTTGGGAGGGGCAGATGTAATTTCTAACGTTTCTTATGATAGTTTGTACCATAAAAAGAACGAATTTGGTGAACGTATAGCCCGAAATCAACTCTTAATTTTACAAGAGGAAAGTCATTTTAAACAAGCTAATCAATTTGCGGACGGTTCGTATTACATAGAAGCTTTGACCAATCAAATTGCGGAAAAGGCTTTGGATTTATTTAAGGATATTGAAAAAAACGGTGGATTTTTAAAACAGTTACAGGCCGGAACAATTCAACGTAAAATAGAAGAAAGTGCCACAAAAGAACAGCAGCAGTTTGATAATGGCGAACTTGTATTATTGGGAACAAATAAGCATCCAAACCTAACCGATAAAATGAAAACCGAATTGGAACTGTATCCTTTTGTAAAAATTAAACCGAGAAAAACGGTTATAAAACCAATAATTGAAAAAAGATTGGCTGAAAAATTAGAACAAGAACGGTTAAAGAACGAATAA
- the traM gene encoding conjugative transposon protein TraM, which yields MKFNKKKIVFVLILVCILLYIIAYAMTLFKEDEESVIENNEVPVPELKDEQKQYESKLDALNDLKEVRQTNAPSIYDERLLDSTGTYDPELIDKDKQRIIDSIYRHGQLHYSQNSYNSSQPKTKSIPVDTTKDSLKLIQEKYVSAKRMGVEHQQFFASSPAQNKNTKKQTNTDKAIFVEVDGNQVVKKNYRLRMRLTKDATINGKLVSRNSLIYGFIKFQPNRAMIEIENINHVPTKLRAFDFQDGSEGIYVENSFKGEIAKEVAGELIDEVNIPGVPQVSGVSKVFQRHNRKIKVTIINNYKLILKPH from the coding sequence ATGAAATTTAACAAAAAGAAAATAGTATTCGTTTTGATTTTAGTATGTATTTTGCTGTATATCATAGCCTATGCCATGACATTATTTAAGGAAGATGAAGAATCGGTCATAGAAAATAACGAAGTCCCAGTTCCAGAACTCAAAGACGAACAAAAACAATATGAATCGAAACTCGATGCTCTGAATGATTTAAAAGAAGTAAGACAGACCAATGCTCCAAGTATTTATGACGAACGCCTGTTGGACTCTACCGGTACTTATGATCCTGAATTGATTGATAAGGATAAACAACGCATCATAGATAGTATTTACCGTCACGGACAACTACATTATTCCCAAAACAGTTATAATAGCTCTCAACCGAAAACCAAAAGTATTCCAGTCGATACTACCAAAGATTCTTTGAAATTAATTCAAGAAAAATATGTCTCGGCAAAAAGAATGGGAGTGGAACACCAGCAGTTTTTCGCATCAAGTCCAGCACAAAACAAGAATACCAAAAAGCAGACCAACACGGATAAAGCCATTTTTGTAGAAGTAGATGGGAATCAAGTCGTCAAAAAGAATTATCGATTGCGGATGCGATTGACCAAAGATGCCACCATCAATGGAAAGTTGGTTTCCAGAAATTCACTCATCTATGGTTTCATAAAATTTCAGCCAAACCGAGCAATGATTGAAATTGAAAATATCAATCATGTACCCACCAAACTAAGGGCATTCGATTTTCAGGATGGCAGCGAGGGCATTTATGTAGAAAACAGTTTTAAGGGAGAAATCGCTAAGGAAGTGGCAGGGGAACTAATCGATGAAGTAAATATCCCAGGCGTACCACAAGTAAGTGGTGTATCGAAAGTATTTCAACGCCATAATCGAAAGATAAAAGTAACCATCATCAATAACTATAAACTTATTTTAAAGCCTCATTGA